One window from the genome of Schistocerca piceifrons isolate TAMUIC-IGC-003096 chromosome 8, iqSchPice1.1, whole genome shotgun sequence encodes:
- the LOC124712127 gene encoding cyclin-dependent kinase 11B-like produces the protein MQARHRCKQACKQDTGACKQDTGASKHASKTPVQASMQARHRRKQACKQDTGASKQASKTPAQASKQASKTPAQASKQARHRRKQASKQDTGASKQASKTPAQASKQASKQASKTPAQASKQASKTPAQASKQASKTPAQASKQARHRRKQARHRRKQASKQARHRRKQASKQDTGASKQASKTPAQASKQARHRRKQASKQDTGASKQASKTPAQASKQARHRRKQARHRRKQARHRRKQARHRRKQARHRRKQARHRRKQARHRRKQARHRRKQARHRRKQARHRRKQARHRRKQARHRRKQARHRRKQARHRRKQARHRRKQARHRRKQARHRRKQARHRRKQARHRRKQARHRRKQARHRRK, from the coding sequence ATGCAAGCAAGACACCGGTGCAAGCAAGCATGCAAGCAAGACACCGGTGCATGCAAGCAAGACACCGGTGCAAGCAAGCATGCAAGCAAGACACCGGTGCAAGCAAGCATGCAAGCAAGACACCGGCGCAAGCAAGCATGCAAGCAAGACACCggcgcaagcaagcaagcaagcaagacaccggcgcaagcaagcaagcaagcaagcaagacaccggcgcaagcaagcaagcaagcaagacaccggcgcaagcaagcaagcaagcaagacaccggcgcaagcaagcaagcaagcaagacaccggcgcaagcaagcaagcaagcaagcaagcaagcaagcaagacaccggcgcaagcaagcaagcaagcaagcaagacaccggcgcaagcaagcaagcaagcaagcaagacaccggcgcaagcaagcaagcaagcaagacaTCGGCGCAAGCAAGCAAGACACCggcgcaagcaagcaagcaagcaagcaagacaccggcgcaagcaagcaagcaagcaagacaccggcgcaagcaagcaagcaagcaagacaccggcgcaagcaagcaagcaagcaagacaccggcgcaagcaagcaagcaagcaagacaccggcgcaagcaagcaagcaagcaagacaccggcgcaagcaagcaagcaagcaagacaCCGGCGCAAGCAAGCAAGACACCGGCGCAAGCAAGCAAGACACCGGCGCAAGCAAGCAAGACACCGGCGCAAGCAAGCAAGACACCGGCGCAAGCAAGCAAGACACCGGCGCAAGCAAGCAAGACACCGGCGCAAGCAAGCAAGACACCGGCGCAAGCAAGCAAGACACCGGCGCAAGCAAGCTAGACACCGGCGCAAGCAAGCTAGACACCGGCGCAAGCAAGCAAGACACCGGCGCAAGCAAGCAAGACACCGGCGCAAGCAAGCAAGACACCGGCGCAAGCAAGCAAGACACCGGCGCAAACAAGCAAGACACCGGCGCAAACAAGCAAGACACAGGCGCAAACAAGCAAGACACAGGCGCAAACAAGCAAGACACAGGCGCAAACAAGCAAGACACAGGCGCAAACAAGCAAGACACAGGCGCAAATAA
- the LOC124712128 gene encoding uncharacterized protein LOC124712128, with product MQARHRCKQACKQDTGASKHASKTPVQASMQARHRCKQACKQDTGASKHASKTPVQASMQARHRCKQACKQDTGASKHASKTPVQASMQARHRCKQACKQDTGASKHASKTPVQASMQARHRCKQACKQDTGASKHASKTPVQASMQARHRCKQACKQDTGASKHASKTPVQASMQARHRCKQACKQDTGASKHASKTPVQASMQARHRCK from the coding sequence ATGCAAGCAAGACACCGGTGCAAGCAAGCATGCAAGCAAGACACCGGTGCAAGCAAGCATGCAAGCAAGACACCGGTGCAAGCAAGCATGCAAGCAAGACACCGGTGCAAGCAAGCATGCAAGCAAGACACCGGTGCAAGCAAGCATGCAAGCAAGACACCGGTGCAAGCAAGCATGCAAGCAAGACACCGGTGCAAGCAAGCATGCAAGCAAGACACCGGTGCAAGCAAGCATGCAAGCAAGACACCGGTGCAAGCAAGCATGCAAGCAAGACACCGGTGCAAGCAAGCATGCAAGCAAGACACCGGTGCAAGCAAGCATGCAAGCAAGACACCGGTGCAAGCAAGCATGCAAGCAAGACACCGGTGCAAGCAAGCATGCAAGCAAGACACCGGTGCAAGCAAGCATGCAAGCAAGACACCGGTGCAAGCAAGCATGCAAGCAAGACACCGGTGCAAGCAAGCATGCAAGCAAGACACCGGTGCAAGCAAGCATGCAAGCAAGACACCGGTGCAAGCAAGCATGCAAGCAAGACACCGGTGCAAGCAAGCATGCAAGCAAGACACCGGTGCAAGCAAGCATGCAAGCAAGACACCGGTGCAAGCAAGCATGCAAGCAAGACACCGGTGCAAGTAA